GCACCCAGGGGTCGGGCGAGTCCAGCGCCTCCAGCTCCCGGGCGTCCTGGGTGGTGAGCTTGGAGATGCGGAGCAACGGCAGCGCGTTGTGGAACTTCGTCACCCCGGGACGGCGGAGGTTCTCACGGACCTCCTGCCCGCCTCCCCGGCCCGACGTCGACCGCACCACCTCGAAGGCAGCGCGCGTGTCGGCCGGCAGCTCGTCGCCGAACGTCAGCACCTCGCTCAGGAAGGCGTCGGACTGGGTAGACATCCCGCGCATGCCCCAGTACCAGATCATGGACCTGACGAGCCGGGCGGCCGTGGCCGCGTCGCCCGCCTCGACGGCGGCCCGCAGCACGGCGACCAGGTTGTCGTGCTCGGCGTCGAAGACCTCGACGGCGCGCAGCTGGTCCCTGGTACGCAGCAGCGGCTCGTTCTCCTCGGCCAGCGCCAGGAAGTACGCGCGGAACCGGTCGGCGATCGGCTCTGGAAGTTCGGCCGCCGCGTAGGCGCGGATGGTCTCCAGCATCCGGTACCTGTCGCCGACCTGCTGGATCATGGACTTCTCGACCAGTGCACCCGCGACGTACACCATGTCGTCGGCGGGGAGGGACGCGTCAGAGCAGATCGCCTCGAGCGCGGCCAGGTCGGCTCCGCCGGGGAAGGCGGCCAGCCGGGCGGCCAGCACCCGCTCGGGCTCTTCCAGCAGGTCCCAGCTCCACTCCACCATCGCGAGCAGCGTGCGCTGGCGCGGCAGCGCGGTCCTGCTCCCCGAGGTGAGCAGGCGGAAACGGTCATCCAGCCGCTGGGCGATCTGCGCCACGCTCATCGCCCGCAGCTTGGCCGCGGCCAGTTCGAGCGCCAGCGGCATGCCGTCCAACCGGCGGCAGATCTCCACCACGGGCACCAGGGTGGTCTGGTCGAGCGCGAACCCCTGGCGCACGCTGGCGGCCCGCTCGACGAACAGCCGCACGGCGGCTGACTCGGCGGCCTCTGCCAGGTCCGCGTCCTCCACGGGCAGGTCGAGTGGGTCGAGGTGGCACAAGGCCTCCCCGGTGATCGCCAGAGCCTCCCTGCTGGTGGCCAGGATGCGCAGCTGCGGAAGCCGGACGAGCAGCCGCTCGACAAGCTGGGCGGCCCCCTCCACCAGGTGCTCGCAGTTGTCCAGCACCAGTACGGCGGGGCCGACGTCGAGCTGGGCGGCCAGCCGCGCGGGGGCAGGAGCCTGCGGCTTGAACCCGCCCTCGAACAGGCCGCCGCAGGCGCTGAGCACCGCGTCCGCGATCTGGTCCGGCTGGGCGACCCCGGCGAGCGACACGAACCAGGTCCGTTCCTGGACGTGGTCCGCGGCCTCCAACGCCAGCCTGGTCTTGCCCGCGCCGCCCGGTCCGACGATCGTCACCAGTCGCGCGCCGACCATCAGCCGGGCGAGCTCGCCGAGTTCACGCTCCCGGCCGACGAAGCTGGTCAGCCTGGCCGGGAGCCGGCTGGGCGCGGCCTGCGGTCGTACCGGGGGTCGGTTCAGCTCCCCGCGGAGGAGGGCGAGGTGGACCGCGCGGAGCTCGGGCGAGGGATCCATGCCCAGCTCGTCACCGAGCCTGCCGCGGACCTCCTCGTACACGGACAGTGCCTCTGACTGGCGTCCGGCGGCCGACAGGGCCCGGATCCGCAGTTCGGCCAGGCGCTCACTCAGCGGGCGGGCGACGGCCGCGGTGCCCAGGTCGGCCAGCACCTCGGCGTGGCGGCCGAGCCGTACCTCCGCGTCGAAGAAGTCCTCGGCGACGGTGGCGCGTAACTCCTCCAACCGGGCCGCGACGTTGCGGGCGAACGAGGCCTCCAGCACGTCCGCCAGCGCGGCACCCCGCCATTGCTCCAGGGCGGCGCGGAGCAAGGAGGAGGCTTCACGGGGCCTGCCGGCCGCGAGCTCCCGCCTGGCCTGCCCGGCAAGCTGCTCGAATCGGTGCGCGTCCACGTCCTCGGGGCGCAGCGGCAGCCGGTAGCCGCCGGCCACCAGCTCCACGGACTCCGGCCCGCCCAGCGTCCTGCGCAACCGGGAGACCAGGCCATGCAGCGCGCTGACGGCTCCGGCGGGAGGCTCTTCGCCCCAGATGCCGTCGATCAGGGATTCGGCTGACACCGGACGGCCGGCCTCCAGCGCGAGCCGCGCCAGCAGCATCCGCAGGCGCGCGCCGGGGATGTCGATCGGGGAGGCGTCGTCAGAGGCGGCTTCGACCGGACCGAGGAGGGAGATCTGCACCGAGCCAGCTTCCCATCCGCGCCTTTCGTACGGCCGCCGGACCCCGGCCGGCGGCCGAACGCCCCGACCAGGCTCACTCCGGCGGTGACAGCACCCGTCCGCGAGGCCATACCGGCCGGGGTGATGGCGATGGTGACCGCTGGTCTCCCGCAGCCGGACCGGGCTGAGGCTGAGGGCCGACGCGACATCCGAATGTGACCCGGTTGGGGCCGGGACGGCTGACGGGCTCGTCAAATGCCCAGGCATCGTCGATGATGATGTCGATCCATGCTTCGTGGATTCCGTCGTGGTGGTAGCAGGAGGCGTAGGTAGATCGCGTAAGCCCCGTTGTCGTTGAATCCTGTCACGCGTTCGAAGGGGGTTTGGCAGATCAGGCGGGGGGAGGGGTGCGCGCGGTGTGCGTCTCCGCGACTTTCGCGATCTTTCCAGCGTAGGCGCGGAGTTCGTCATCGCTTGGGGGCGTGGTCCTGATGGCCTCCCAGTCGTCGATGAGGATCATGAGTTCAGTGATCTCCGGCGGATGGCCGCACTTCTCCGCGAGTTGGATGATCAGGAAGTCGGCGCCGGATGAGATGGGTAGCGTGCCATCCCGCATGGTCAGCGAGATGTCACGGGCGACGGCCCACGGCTCTTGCCGCGTGTCGATGGGGGGCATGCCGCACTCCGACAGCACTTGGCGGATGAGTGGCTCGATCTCCGACAGAGAGCCGATAGAGAGGGCGTGCCCAGCAAGCTCAAGCATGGCGGGCGTGTCCAGTCCGGCTCCGATCAGGTCGCAGGCAACCCATCCCGCATCTGCGACAGAGCCGACAAGCCGCCCATGGAGAAGATCACCTCGAAGCGAGGTCAGGTAGTCATGTACCTCTGCTGGGAGCCGCATGGGGGCAATTATCGAGGCTCCCGTACAAGTGTCTGATGGCGTGATCGACTCGCCGTGCAATATACGGAAGATGATCACCACGGTCGGGTGCACGTATGAAGGCCATGCCGCAGGTCAAGGTACGTGTGGTCCAGAGGCGCAACGCCCCGTACAAGCCGCCCCCATTGGGTGTGCGTGCCCGATGGCGCGGCGATCAAGGGGACTCGTGAGGCAGAGCTGCACGACAGCTGACCTGAGCCGGAGCAGCCAGGGGATCATGAGCCGAAATCTTCCAAGCTGGTGGCCAGCCCCGCAGGTATGTCTCTCAGAGAGGATGACCATATGGAGCATGCGGAGATCGTCATCGGCCGAGGCAGGCAGTCCGATCATGTGCTGATCCAGGTTCGCGGTCGTATGCATCCTGGCAGTACCGACTACTGGGACGGGAACTGGCTGATCTCTCCCATCCACGTGCAGGTCGGCGGGTTCACCGCCAGGATCGATGCAGGGCTTCGAGTTGAGGAGCTCCGCGACTTCCGGGTTGCTCTGGAGCGCATCCATGCAGACGTCAGGGGAAGCGCCAGCCTGTCCTCCATGGAGAATTGGATAGAACTCACCGTCGAGTGTCATCCCACAGGCTCTCTGTCGATCTCCGGGGCCGTGGCTGATCACCCTGGTAAGCGGAACATCCTTCACTTCGCGATCGAGAGCTTGGACCAGACGGACATCCCGCCGCTTGTCGACGCGCTCGTTGCCGTAGAGGAGCGATTCCCCATCCTGGGACACCGATGACCGCTTTCTGGAAGCCACCTAAGGAGCCACCCGGACGGCTGTCACGAACTCTGCCGGACGGATCTGAATGGTCGGGACTCAACGAGCTGCCGATGGGTTGGGGACTTACGGGTCAGATGTTCCGAGTGTGTACCGCGTGTAGTGGTCGCCAGGAGAAGTGAACTCGAGGCCGTTTTCATCGAGGGCGTTGTAGATCGTCACTTGGCCGTTCGGGAAGCCGAACCCCAAAGACACGATCGTCCCCTCCACGAGATCTCTGCTTCTCCACATCAGCAGTTCCACTGCCGAACAAGGCTCGCCGACCAAGGCAGTGAGCTCGTCTGATGCATCATCTCGCCATGCCAGGTGGAAGTCCGGCCAGTCCAGCGCGCGCTTCGGATCGATGGTGTTCCAGGTGATGGAGAGCTCGTCGAACTTCCAGTGGTTGATCTCGACCTGTTCGCCATCGAAGTCCAGGAGGATCGGGCAGTCGGCGAACCACTCATCCTGATCGAGATCCCACACCAGGAGTGCGCGGGTCAGCCGCCGCCCAGTGAGGTGGGCCAGCCGCACTCCGTGAGCGGTCGTGATCGCCGATTGTCCACTCAACCACTCCGGCCTGTATCCGGGGATCCCGAAGTTGAACATCCAGTGATTGTGCCGGAATGCCCTCACTTCCGCCGTGCCATTTGCGTGCCATTAAGGGCCGTCCGCTCCGCGTGCCAGCGCGTCGAGCTTGCGGGCGACCTCGCGTTGGCGTTCGTCGGTGGAGTGCTGGTAGATGAGAGCGGCCCGGGTGCTGGAGTGGCCCATGCGGGCCATCAGCTCGCGGCGCGACCGGCCTCCTAGTGCTGCTGCTCCTCCTGCCCACCGTCATCTGGCTTGCGATGACGATGCTGCGCCGCCGCAGGTAATGCTTTCAGCGGGGTACTCCAGTTCCCCAGAGGGGCGCCCTTGGTCAGTCAGTGTTCCACCAGAAGTTCGGGCGTCGCCGCAGCCACCGTCTCAAGAGGATCAACGCGCTCACCCGTGCGGAAGTTGAGAAGATCTTGGGATGGAATTCGACGACCCCACCCACATGCTCCAGGTATGCACCGAACGGCTCGGCGAGAAGGCCGGCCGACAGTTCGCAGCCATGGCCCGCCGCGGCTTCCGCTTGGACCCCCCTTCGGGCGACGCCCCAGCCACCGGGCGCTGCCGACTCGGCGGCCTGGCCCTGCTCGAACCGGGAAACCCCTGGCCCGAACTCGGCGGCTTCCCCCTGTCCCTGCACGCAGTACTCGACACTGACGCCCTCGCCCCCTGGCTCGGGGACGAACTGCCCACGCGACCGGGACTGCTCAACTTCTTCTACCTCGATCCGGATGTGCCGTACGAGGAGTACCAAAAGCTTGACATGTCCGGGCCTGAGGTATGTCGCGTGATTCCCGCCGACCCGGCACGGGCCGTCGAGACAGCCGCACCCGAACCGGCCAGGAGCTATCCGGCCATTCCAGTCCACGCGGCCCAGGTGATCATGCTTCCGGACTGCTGGGACGTCGAGAACGACGACGTCGAGTTCGACACGGACCAACACTGGGGCGCGACGTCGCTCATCCTCAACGAGATGAGCGGCCTGGACGCGAACACCGCCAACAGCCACTGCGCCTTCGGCTGGCCTGACACTTCGTACGCGTCCAGCGTGACCGATCGCGACGTCGATGGCCCCGCGATTCATCTGCTCCAACTCGCAGAGGACGGGAAGCTCGGATGGGGCTGGGGCGACGCCGGAACGATGTACTTCATGATTCCGGCGAAGGCGTTCACAGCGGGGAATTTCAGCAAGGTCGAGCCGGTCATGCGCTGCTGCTGAACCCGTACCTGGCCGAGCACATCAACCAGGTCAGTGAACGCCGCACGCACAAGCTCGACATTCATCTAGCCCAAGACGTCCAACCGCGAACGACGGAAGGTCGTCGGCTGGCGGAACACGCGAAGCCATCCCTGACAGAACCCGCCTGACAGCCCCGGAGGTGGGCGGCTGCCGTCTAGATCTCCGTTCTCGCTTGCTCGATTTGCCGCACGATGGCATGGGCACCATGCGCCTGTGCGAGGGCGTGCGCCTCGTCGAGTGTCGTGAGCGCGTCCGCCCGGCGGTCCTGGGCGGCGGCGATGTAGGCCAGCCCGACCATGTTGGCGGCCACGCCCGGCAGGGCCCCGACCTTCCGGCGCAGCCGCGACGACTCCTCCAGCCGCTCGCGGGCTTCATCCAGCCGACCGGCCATGTGTGCCGCGATGCCCAAGTGCCGTAAGGCCTCGGACTGGATCGGCTTGTCGCCGACCTGCGCCGCCAGCTGGCAGGACCGCTCCAGTTCCGGAACCGCAGTCTCGTTGTCATGCCGGATGACCTGATGTAGGCAGCCGATCCAGAACAACGCCTCGGCCTCGCCGCGCGCGTCGCCCAGCGCCCGGTACAGCTCGAGCGCGCGCTCGAACAACGGCAGTTCAGCCGGGTCCTCAACGGGTGATGAGCCGGCGCTGGCGCGCTCGTTGAGAAATCGCGCATGCAGGATCCGCCCACGGGCCAACGCGGCATCGGCCTCCACCGCGTCCAGGCTCCGTTCGGCGTCGGTCAGCACGCTGGCGTCGCCGCTGAACACTGCCCGTTCATAGAGCGTCTTGGCCTGTTCGATCCGGTCTTCGACGCTCATCGCCGCCCCCGCCCTGGCATCGCCACCACGTGCTAGATCAGCAGTAGAGTACTCCGGACGCGGATCGTCATGTGGATGGCCGGCGATGAGTGGGTTGGCCGGTATTGGCCGCGACGAACACGCCCTGCCTGCCGCCGAAGAAGCCGTCACCATCTATCTCGACGGCCAGCCCGTCGCCGTCCTCGGACGGTGGGGTGGCGGCTTCCGAGTCCGTGACCTCACCGTGAACCGCGACACCGGACTCCAGACCACCGGTAGCAACGGCAAACCGGTACGCCTCGTGGCCGCCACCATCGTGGACGGACGGCCCATCGCCATCACCACGAACGACGACTGGCGCGACCCACCGATGAAGGTATGGGACGTCGCCACCGCTCAGCAGATCGGCCGGCTTTCCATGGGAACCGTGGGCGCACTCGCCGCCACCACGATCAACGGCCACCCCATCGCGGTTGCCGCCAGCCACAGCACGGTAGCGGTATGGAGCCTCACCACCTTTGACAGGATCAGCCCTGACATCGAATTTCCCGACTCAGTCACCGCCGTCGCTGCCACCCCACAAGGCCACATCATCGTCTGCTTCGACCGTGACATCGCCGTACTCACCGCAACCCGGTCGAGCTGACCACGGCATGGTTCGACAGGACGGTAGAGATCCTCTGTGTCAGGCCCTCGACCTCCTCGCCGAGCATGGCCCTCAAGCCCTGATCACGCAGGTCCGCCAAGCCGAACACTCCGACCCCGAAGGCAGCGCCGGTCGCGAGGCAAGGCGTATGACGACGCCACAGCGGTTTACGTGGATACCCGGTTATGAGCCTGTTCGGTCCTCGATGGGCGCAGGGGACTCTCTAGATCTGCGACAGAGCCGTTGTTCTTACAGTTCTCCAGAGCAGGCCGAGCGCCACCATGTAGCTCAATTATGACCAGCTGTTCAGAAATTCAGGGACTCAGCCCGTGACGGTCGAGTTGCGGAAGACGAAGTAGTTCAAGTGGTCCCTGTGCAGGTAGTGGTGGAACTGCGTGGCCTTCGCCTGGGCTGTCTTGTCGGCAGTGACAACCGTCAGGAGGATGTACGTCTTGGTCGCGCCCGAGCGGATCTTGCCGTAGACATATTTGCTGAGCATCTTGTCCCGGCGCCACTTCACCGCACGGGAGGACTTCGCCAGGTGCGCGGCCGTGGCCTTGGCGGCCTTCACGGTGGGGAAGGACATGATGACCTGGACCGCTGTGAGGTGCCCCCTGTAGGCCGAGTAGGCGAGTTGGACGGCGCGCTCGCACTTGTTCTTGGCCAGCACACCCTGCCTGTCGATCGGGGCACAGGAGTCGTACGTCCAGCCACCCACCTTCTCAGCCTTGAGCGTGACGCTGCCTAGGCGGAAGGTCCAGTTGCTCAACTCGTCGTCGTCGATCGGTAAGCCCGGGCGTTCGTTCTCGCTGGGGCTCGGCTGGGCAGGTTGGGGCGTGGGGTCCGTGGTCGGCAGGGTCACGGCGGTGTCCGCGTCGGGAGCGTTCAGGTGCTTGTACAAGCTGAACGCGAAGCCGCTCGGCAGCAGCACCACCAGGATCGCGACCATGGTGGTGACCAGACCGGGGTAGTCCCGGGGGGCGGGTTGCCGAGGGAGTCCCATGCATTAATTCTGCCGTAGTTCATTACCGTCGGCCCCATTTATCCCATTAGTGAATTCTCTTCGCTGAACGGTGTCGCGCTAGCCTCGATCTTTCTCGACCTTGAGTTGGTCGGCTGAGAGGTTCAGCTGGGGTCGATTTTCTTGCTGTGGTCAGCGTGGGTGCCCGGCTGTCGCGCCGGGTGGGCGGGGCTCCACGGGCCCGGGGGGTTCCTTTCCTGGTCGTGGGGCGTGTTGGTGCTGGTCAGGTTGGTGCCGGCAGGGCGTGCAGGCGTGCCAGGGCAGTAAGGATCTGGCCGGCCCAGGGCCATCGCGTGGGGATGCGGAGATGCAGGCGGCGGCCTCCGTGCACCAGGCGGCGCCGAACTCCATGACGGTACCGCCATAGCAACCTCAAGCCGCTCCTTCCACCGAGCCACAATTGTGCTACGTGGTAGCACTTGATGGCACTCGGTTGTACTCTTGAGAAGTGAGCACTCCCGAACCGGACCCCTCGCACCAGATCTCACAGCGCGATCTTCGCAACCGGTCAGCCGAGATCATGGACGGCTTGGAAAGAGGAGAGCGATACGCCGTGACGCGTAACGGCCACCACATCGGCGACCTGGTTCCCATCCGTCGTCGGCGCCGGGCTGTCTCTCGGGCGGAGTTCGCCGCTGTTTCCCGAGGGATGCCTCTGCTGGACGACCGGAAGTATCGCGAAGACATGGATCATCATGTCAACGACGATCTCTACGACCCGTATGACCGCGCCTACGGCAGAGGCGAGTTCGCGCAGGACGAGGAATGACCTATCCTCAAGGACTGC
The nucleotide sequence above comes from Nonomuraea helvata. Encoded proteins:
- a CDS encoding WapI family immunity protein, whose product is MEHAEIVIGRGRQSDHVLIQVRGRMHPGSTDYWDGNWLISPIHVQVGGFTARIDAGLRVEELRDFRVALERIHADVRGSASLSSMENWIELTVECHPTGSLSISGAVADHPGKRNILHFAIESLDQTDIPPLVDALVAVEERFPILGHR
- a CDS encoding prevent-host-death protein, which produces MSTPEPDPSHQISQRDLRNRSAEIMDGLERGERYAVTRNGHHIGDLVPIRRRRRAVSRAEFAAVSRGMPLLDDRKYREDMDHHVNDDLYDPYDRAYGRGEFAQDEE
- a CDS encoding BTAD domain-containing putative transcriptional regulator, whose product is MQISLLGPVEAASDDASPIDIPGARLRMLLARLALEAGRPVSAESLIDGIWGEEPPAGAVSALHGLVSRLRRTLGGPESVELVAGGYRLPLRPEDVDAHRFEQLAGQARRELAAGRPREASSLLRAALEQWRGAALADVLEASFARNVAARLEELRATVAEDFFDAEVRLGRHAEVLADLGTAAVARPLSERLAELRIRALSAAGRQSEALSVYEEVRGRLGDELGMDPSPELRAVHLALLRGELNRPPVRPQAAPSRLPARLTSFVGRERELGELARLMVGARLVTIVGPGGAGKTRLALEAADHVQERTWFVSLAGVAQPDQIADAVLSACGGLFEGGFKPQAPAPARLAAQLDVGPAVLVLDNCEHLVEGAAQLVERLLVRLPQLRILATSREALAITGEALCHLDPLDLPVEDADLAEAAESAAVRLFVERAASVRQGFALDQTTLVPVVEICRRLDGMPLALELAAAKLRAMSVAQIAQRLDDRFRLLTSGSRTALPRQRTLLAMVEWSWDLLEEPERVLAARLAAFPGGADLAALEAICSDASLPADDMVYVAGALVEKSMIQQVGDRYRMLETIRAYAAAELPEPIADRFRAYFLALAEENEPLLRTRDQLRAVEVFDAEHDNLVAVLRAAVEAGDAATAARLVRSMIWYWGMRGMSTQSDAFLSEVLTFGDELPADTRAAFEVVRSTSGRGGGQEVRENLRRPGVTKFHNALPLLRISKLTTQDARELEALDSPDPWVRASAHWAYDFLLTEQGDQETGARHREEALRLFQQVGDRWGLVMSLVRQSRVHGLRGEHERAVAACERAVAIAAELGTEEHLFITKSHLAQNRMRGGDLDGALHDIHAARHQGREHGHRRLEASMLFPLAEVHRHAGDLELAHQAVNELDTVIHRLPGPPELNSDVIVSSRMAVLMTEGAAERARELLPRAMRGVLGHTNANAMARAAELLARLLGLEGDPAGAATALGMSHVIRGVFDEGDPDLRRLVPVLAGQLGDEGYLEAYRRGASLPRQEAMDRLTALTGR
- a CDS encoding WD40 repeat domain-containing protein; this encodes MSGLAGIGRDEHALPAAEEAVTIYLDGQPVAVLGRWGGGFRVRDLTVNRDTGLQTTGSNGKPVRLVAATIVDGRPIAITTNDDWRDPPMKVWDVATAQQIGRLSMGTVGALAATTINGHPIAVAASHSTVAVWSLTTFDRISPDIEFPDSVTAVAATPQGHIIVCFDRDIAVLTATRSS
- a CDS encoding tetratricopeptide repeat protein, whose translation is MSVEDRIEQAKTLYERAVFSGDASVLTDAERSLDAVEADAALARGRILHARFLNERASAGSSPVEDPAELPLFERALELYRALGDARGEAEALFWIGCLHQVIRHDNETAVPELERSCQLAAQVGDKPIQSEALRHLGIAAHMAGRLDEARERLEESSRLRRKVGALPGVAANMVGLAYIAAAQDRRADALTTLDEAHALAQAHGAHAIVRQIEQARTEI
- a CDS encoding DUF1963 domain-containing protein, with protein sequence MEFDDPTHMLQVCTERLGEKAGRQFAAMARRGFRLDPPSGDAPATGRCRLGGLALLEPGNPWPELGGFPLSLHAVLDTDALAPWLGDELPTRPGLLNFFYLDPDVPYEEYQKLDMSGPEVCRVIPADPARAVETAAPEPARSYPAIPVHAAQVIMLPDCWDVENDDVEFDTDQHWGATSLILNEMSGLDANTANSHCAFGWPDTSYASSVTDRDVDGPAIHLLQLAEDGKLGWGWGDAGTMYFMIPAKAFTAGNFSKVEPVMRCC